Proteins encoded by one window of Arachis hypogaea cultivar Tifrunner chromosome 1, arahy.Tifrunner.gnm2.J5K5, whole genome shotgun sequence:
- the LOC112802219 gene encoding ras-related protein RABD2c, translating to MNPEYDYLFKLLLIGDSGVGKSCLLLRFADDSYLDSYISTIGVDFKIRTVEQDGKTIKLQIWDTAGQERFRTITSSYYRGAHGIIVVYDVTDQDSFNNVKQWLNEIDRYASENVNKLLVGNKCDLTANKVVSYETAKAFADEIRIPFMETSAKNATNVEQAFMAMAAEIKNRMASQPMNNARPPTVQIRGQPVNQKSGCCSS from the exons ATGAATCCTGAATA CGACTATTTGTTCAAGCTTTTGCTGATTGGAGATTCCGGTGTGGGCAAGTCATGTCTCCTACTGAGGTTTGCT GATGACTCATATCTTGACAGCTATATCAGTACCATCGGAGTTGACTTT AAAATTCGCACTGTGGAACAAGATGGAAAAACTATTAAACTTCAAATT TGGGACACTGCTGGTCAAGAACGTTTCCGTACTATCACTAGCAGCTACTATCGTGGGGCCCATGGCATTATA GTTGTTTATGATGTCACTGACCAAGATAGCTTCAACAATGTTAAGCAGTGGCTGAATGAAATTGACCGTTATGCAAGTGAGAATGTTAACAAGCTTCTTGTGGGAAACAAGTGCGATCTAACAGCTAATAAAGTTGTGTCCTATGAGACGGCAAAG GCATTTGCGGACGAAATCAGGATTCCTTTCATGGAAACTAGTGCAAAAAATGCAACCAATGTGGAACAAGCTTTCATGGCAATGGCAGCTGAAATTAAAAATAG AATGGCAAGCCAGCCAATGAACAATGCGAGGCCTCCAACAGTTCAAATCCGAGGACAGCCAGTAAACCAGAAGTCCGGTTGCTGCTCGTCTTAG